From the genome of Leptodactylus fuscus isolate aLepFus1 chromosome 1, aLepFus1.hap2, whole genome shotgun sequence, one region includes:
- the LOC142195606 gene encoding uncharacterized protein LOC142195606 yields MDRYRYFIFNQRSMVVLGILQIACAGVCVVSGFMDGAFRKESTLGKTRVPLWAGMIMSVPGVLALFSSQKKNPILVNTLIASAVFSCFTTLIIVIYACLTLSYGEDDDEAFSYTPVHIIHTKFILGRLVQGANVAMLVASLFSLCIAISIAFMGCRSLPHCMCYDNITGMEWLHPDHEQPQTLELVCTFHGGDDRIFNSPAQFTESSLETEEFSRPPPYVRLS; encoded by the exons ATGGACCGCTACCGTTATTTTATATTTAACCAAAGGAGCATGGTAGTGCTGGGAATCCTCCAGATTGCATGTGCTGGTGTGTGTGTGGTATCTGGTTTTATGGATGGAGCCTTTCGTAAAGAATCTACACTGGGGAAAACTAGAGTGCCATTGTGGGCTGGAATG ATCATGTCTGTTCCTGGTGTGCTGGCTTTATTTTCATCCCAGAAGAAAAATCCAATTCTA GTGAATACACTTATCGCCTCCGCAGTTTTCTCTTGTTTCACCACCTTGATCATTGTAATCTATGCGTGTCTAactttgtcttatggagaggatGATGATGAGGCGTTCTCTTATACTCCTGTTCACATTATTCACACA AAGTTCATACTTGGTCGGCTTGTTCAAGGAGCAAATGTTGCTATGCTTGTGGCTTCACTTTTCAGTCTTTGCATAGCCATTAGCATTGCATTTATGGGATGCAGAAGTTTACCACACTGTATGTGCTATGACAACATCACTGGAATG gAATGGCTTCATCCTGACCATGAACAGCCTCAGACTCTTGAACTTGTGTGCACGTTCCATG GAGGAGATGACCGTATTTTCAATTCTCCTGCACAGTTCACAGAATCTAGTCTGGAAACAGAAGAGTTTTCTCGGCCTCCTCCGTATGTCAGGCTTTCGTGA